In Schizosaccharomyces osmophilus chromosome 2, complete sequence, the following proteins share a genomic window:
- the alp4 gene encoding gamma tubulin complex GCP2 subunit Alp4, which produces MVRSNTSVHSNEDTGLESPSKSFPHEQNVYQVQLIQDAESPLITRSQSNYLHYGKITRNPSELSLRDQEKCLIDELLNAFMGMEGNYIHLQDASSLSHSQKIVSPPSFTICPGFDLGLKDIISETLELGSYYLSIVTFIESRSQFDYGYINHALCAALRRFISDYLVLLMQCEHRCQVDPGFSLQTLRLYILPTFRSMKLVYFIIRDLVLSTEHDQQEDDMGLDNIDDLLEKLNQGNDISQIMQSSISRKKVCKGGRVLTYLTDALTNFAGDPIARNILTFLLRESSRPYMRFLNSWIHEGKIDDPYEEFMIKSHRSLTSQRLDDDYTDEYWEKRYVIREDQVPAQLSQLKDKVLLAGKYLNVVIECKQASGDNVSQTLAANPEEENPGWPDTLEDENFTKNIIDAYVYANESLLLLLQSSQSLYSHLHALKHYFFLDQSDFFSTFLDTAQQELRKPVKLISATKLQSQLDLSLRQPGTITAVDPFKEYLTLELNQTSLIDWLMHIVSISGLEDSALVQSEKGMMDHFTNRMDSGSDQKSQSSSSKGTTEKEIDGFEAMQFGYKVPFPLSLILSRKAIIRYQLLFRFFLMVKRVEMQLENSWLHHSKKPTWKNKSPFPRIERWKKKAWFMRTRMLTLIQKIRYYSMNEVIETHWPVFMKSIEHARTVDNLMQEHVDFLDTCLKECMLTNSKLLKVNAKLLGTCGMFASYTSSFTRSLQLAETGEESYDDVRMDKMEEILKRYEENFAHHLRVLMDACNFYASTETAALLNLVMRLST; this is translated from the coding sequence ATGGTTCGTTCAAACACGTCTGTGCACTCTAATGAAGACACGGGATTAGAGTCACCTTCCAAGAGTTTTCCTCATGAGCAAAATGTATATCAGGTCCAGTTGATTCAGGATGCCGAATCACCGCTCATTACAAGATCCCAGTCAAATTATTTGCattatggaaaaattaCGAGGAACCCATCCGAATTATCTCTACGCGACCAAGAAAAGTGCTTGATTGATGAGCTTTTGAATGCATTTATGGGCATGGAGGGAAACTATATTCATTTACAGGATGCGTCTAGCTTATCCCACTCACAAAAGATCGTTTCTCCTCCATCTTTTACTATTTGTCCTGGTTTCGATTTGGGGCTTAAGGATATCATTTCCGAAACTCTGGAATTGGGCTCCTACTACTTGAGTATCGTAACATTTATTGAATCCAGAAGTCAGTTCGACTATGGGTATATAAACCATGCTTTGTGTGCGGCTTTAAGAAGGTTTATATCAGATTATCTTGTACTACTCATGCAATGCGAACACAGGTGTCAAGTGGATCCtggattttctttgcaaacTCTTCgtttatatatattacCTACTTTTCGCTCTATGAAACTAGTGTACTTTATCATACGCGATCTGGTTTTGTCAACAGAGCATGATCAGCAGGAGGATGACATGGGTTTGGACAATATAGACGATTTACTTGAAAAGCTCAACCAGGGAAATGATATCTCTCAAATTATGCAGAGCTCAATATCGAGAAAAAAAGTCTGTAAAGGTGGTCGTGTTCTGACCTACTTGACAGATGCCCTAACGAATTTTGCTGGTGACCCTATAGCTCGAAACATTTTGACATTTCTTCTCCGAGAGTCCTCACGGCCGTATATGagatttttgaattcttgGATTCACGAGGGCAAAATTGACGATCCGTATGAAGAGTTTATGATTAAATCTCACAGGAGTCTAACTTCACAAAGACTTGACGATGACTATACAGACGAATATTGGGAAAAGCGCTATGTTATTCGTGAAGATCAGGTTCCCGCGCAACTTTCCCAGCTAAAAGACAAGGTTTTGCTTGCAGGAAAATACTTGAATGTTGTAATTGAATGCAAACAGGCGTCTGGGGATAATGTTAGCCAGACTTTGGCGGCCAatcctgaagaagaaaatcctGGATGGCCGGATACTTTAGAAGATGAGAATTTCACCAAAAACATTATAGATGCTTATGTCTATGCAAATGAGTCACTGCTTCTGTTGCTGCAATCTTCACAATCGCTGTACAGTCACTTGCATGCTTTGAAACactatttctttttggatcAGTCTGACTTTTTCTCTACCTTTTTGGATACAGCGCAGCAAGAATTGCGAAAACCTGTAAAGCTTATTTCTGCGACCAAGCTGCAGTCGCAGCTGGACTTGTCCCTCCGGCAACCGGGAACAATCACAGCTGTCGACCCATTTAAGGAGTACCTAACGCTTGAATTGAATCAGACATCTTTGATTGACTGGTTGATGCATATCGTGAGCATTAGTGGACTGGAGGATTCGGCATTGGTACAGAGCGAAAAGGGAATGATGGATCATTTCACGAATCGAATGGATAGTGGGAGTGACCAAAAGAGTCAAAGTTCGTCTTCGAAAGGaacaacagaaaaagaaattgatggGTTTGAAGCGATGCAATTTGGATATAAAGTTCCGTTTCCCTTGTCTTTGATTTTATCACGAAAGGCAATTATTCGATATCAGTTATTGTTTCGCTTTTTCTTGATGGTGAAGCGTGTGGAAATGCAATTGGAAAACAGTTGGCTCCATCATAGCAAGAAACCCACttggaaaaacaagtcGCCCTTTCCCCGGATTGAGcgatggaagaagaaggcGTGGTTTATGCGAACCCGTATGCTTACGCTGATACAGAAAATTCGTTATTACAGTATGAACGAAGTCATAGAAACACATTGGCCTGTGTTTATGAAGAGTATAGAACACGCGCGTACCGTGGATAATTTAATGCAAGAACatgttgattttttggatactTGCTTAAAGGAATGCATGTTGACGAATTCTAAGCTATTAAAGGTGAACGCGAAATTGCTAGGAACATGTGGCATGTTTGCATCGTATACTAGCTCATTTACAAGGTCATTGCAACTCGCAGAGACAGGCGAAGAGTCCTACGACGATGTACGGATGGACAAGATGGAAGAAATTTTAAAGCGATATGAAGAGAACTTTGCTCATCATTTGCGGGTTCTGATGGATGCTTGCAACTTTTACGCGAGTACAGAGACGGCAG
- the uge1 gene encoding UDP-glucose 4-epimerase Uge1, with amino-acid sequence MTWETSNTVLVTGGAGYIGSHTVIVLLEKGYNVVIVDNLCNSRYEAIKRIQKLTGRDLIFYKVDLLNEKDLDEVFVKHPISSVIHFAGLKAVGESVKIPLAYYKNNITGTVHLLECMKRHNVRDFVFSSSATVYGDPTRPGGTIPIPESCPREAANPYGKTKLFIENLIEDESKASGSLNAALLRYFNPGGAHPTGELGEDPLGIPNNLIPYIAQVAVGRREYLSVFGNDYPTPDGTPIRDYIHVCDLADAHVASLAYLQRNYVGCRAWNLGSGTGSTVLQIHHAFSKAVGMELPYEITPRRDGDVVNLTADPKRANEELEWKTNRSIDEICADVWKWQRKHPYGFDFYKANSSANSN; translated from the exons ATG ACTTGGGAAACTAGTAATACTGTCTTAGTGACCGGCGGCGCTGGATATATTGGCTCTCACACG GTAATTGTCTTGCTGGAAAAGGGATATAATGTCGTTATTGTTGACAATTTATGCAATTCCAGATATGAAGCCATCAAGCGAATCCAAAAGTTGACAGGAAGAGACCTTATTTTTTACAAGGTGGATTTGTTGAATGAGAAAGACTTGGACGAGGTCTTCGTGAAACACCCCATTTCCTCTGTTATCCATTTTGCAGGGTTAAAGGCAGTGGGCGAGTCTGTCAAGATCCCTTTGGCctattacaaaaataacattACTGGCACTGTTCATTTGTTGGAATGCATGAAGAGACATAATGTGAgagattttgttttttcttcttctgcaACAGTTTATGGTGATCCCACTCGTCCAGGCGGAACCATTCCTATTCCAGAGTCCTGTCCTCGTGAAGCTGCCAATCCCTATGGGAAAACCAAGCTCTTCATTGAAAACCTTATTGAGGATGAGAGCAAAGCTTCCGGATCGCTCAACGCCGCACTTCTCCGCTACTTCAATCCTGGAGGTGCTCACCCAACTGGTGAATTGGGTGAAGACCCTCTGGGCATCCCTAACAATCTCATTCCTTACATTGCGCAAGTTGCGGTTGGCCGTCGGGAGTATTTGAGCGTCTTTGGGAATGATTATCCAACACCCGATGGAACTCCTATTCGAGACTACATTCACGTTTGCGATCTCGCAGACGCTCACGTTGCTTCTTTAGCCTATTTGCAACGTAATTATGTTGGATGCCGTGCTTGGAATTTGGGCTCTGGAACTGGCAGCACTGTTTTACAGATTCATCATGCCTTTTCCAAGGCAGTGGGAATGGAACTTCCTTACGAGATTACCCCTAGGCGAGACGGCGACGTCGTCAATTTGACAGCCGATCCAAAGCGCGCTAATGAAGAGCTCGAGTGGAAGACCAATCGAAGCATTGATGAAATTTGCGCTGATGTCTGGAAATGGCAACGTAAGCATCCATATGGATTTGACTTTTATAAGGCAAACTCCAGTGCCAATTCCAATTAG
- the hba1 gene encoding Ran GAP Hba1 — translation MPGKESLEEEKNKQLEEKSSEASKTEDNMATKRKHESNEEHEEIPEKKPKETNVEEKNEAENEETNERMRTIDLKKDQGESPVKKPVKQTEEKVADEASPSKPEEKASSGEEEPKNESKEKVDPPSKASPKFSSFSKFASFSNSSSSPFASISNSQAPEKKEEASPSKAPSFGAKYANLSMNDILASTKQTSKEEAADEKQQSQKQEKKSFEELLANETPSDSAATPEATEDASAGTKAETEGLSDKNGVQINQLSENEMITGEEKEKTLYSIRARLYVVDGEKKIWKERGHGVLKVNVPLEGSEGAHRLVMRNDAVHRVIMNVPLFQGMSEQAFQIASASSGGFANYVKIFVIENGKSVLYAVHVKDNESASQLRDHIVAAIPKQDKDSKKE, via the exons ATGCCGGGAAAAGAGAgtttagaagaagaaaaaaataagcagttggaagaaaaaagcagcGAAGCTTCCAAAACCGAGGATAATATGGCGACAAAACGTAAACACGAATCAAACGAAGAACACGAAGAGATTCCCGagaagaaaccaaaagaaacaaatgtagaagaaaagaatgaagcAGAGAATGAAGAGACGAACGAACGAATGAGGACTATAGATTTG aaaaaggatCAAGGCGAATCACCCGTCAAAAAACCTGTGAAACAAACGGAAGAGAAAGTGGCGGATGAAGCAAGTCCCTCAAAGcctgaagaaaaagcaagttcaGGAGAAGAGGAACCTAAAAAcgaaagtaaagaaaaagtagatCCACCGTCGAAAGCAAGCCCCAAGTTTTCTAGTTTCTCCAAGTTTGCATCCTTTTCTAACTCATCCTCTTCTCCGTTCGCGTCTATATCAAATTCGCAAGCaccagaaaagaaagaagaagccTCTCCTTCAAAAGCACCGTCGTTTGGCGCAAAATATGCGAACCTTAGCATGAACGACATCTTGGCGAGCACCAAGCAAACTAGCAAAGAGGAAGCCGCGGATGAGAAGCAACAAAGtcagaaacaagaaaagaaaagttttgaagaattattGGCAAATGAAACTCCCAGCGATTCAGCTGCAACCCCTGAAGCTACTGAGGATGCATCAGCTGGTACGAAAGCTGAAACAGAAGGGTTATCTGATAAAAATGGCGTTCAAATTAATCAGTTAAGTGAGAATGAAATGATCACTggtgaagaaaaggaaaagactCTTTATAGCATTCGTGCTCGATTGTATGTTGTTGACggagaaaagaagatatgGAAGGAGCGTGGTCATGGAGTTTTAAAAGTGAATGTTCCTCTCGAAGGATCTGAAGGAGCTCATCGTTTGGTCATGCGAAATGATGCCGTTCACCGGGTCATTATGAACGTTCCTTTATTTCAAGGAATGTCTGAGCAAGCATTCCAGATTGCTTCAGCATCTAGCGGCGGTTTCGCAAATTATGTGAAGATTTTCGtaattgaaaatggaaaGTCCGTTTTATACGCAGTCCATGTCAAAGACAACGAGTCGGCGAGCCAACTCAGAGATCATATCGTGGCAGCCATTCCAAAGCAAGATAAAGACAGCAAGAAAGAATAG
- the ish1 gene encoding nuclear envelope Ish domain protein Ish1, which translates to MRVQQLFLISTLAAFGIYSSFYGFSTYKKQDVSAIKTWLDEHSVPYGTRSTPVEFRDFLVEHYESLIPRFKEATGLESSSWLGKKTNPYFATAKQKVNKASQHIGNVASGAKGTTSDVWEEQKSRFFDAWNDSQLRAFLARYSEAFAPVEKKHLLDKLSPSSLRKLAVKEYTMLVSKLGETGDWVYDTWSDNELRTWLHDMGVPIQAHETRPHILSKVKETMVEKLESGKPVVDSIKKDATKKTDKTGKYVDDASKKAEDYAEYASEKLTETGENIGDNLQKKADKLHEASKDKGRIATWWSESGLKAYLDARGINIYQPSALDKLWASARRQYYLKTNGYETLKASVKEHVSSVTDSASGMASDAASDASTAATDAYHAATTNANQLNDEIKHAKSSNARDFSTKTKDLKHKASDAASYASDKLDQGSEKVKAQKEAASSKARDLIDETVLEKWQESKLREFLYLRGVPVPKKSNKQKLIDIVRKHFNKGTIPHWAVHFNTLSSKELSNWIQDFKKYYHGKLHPSKNREHLVQNACNIYRSLKNQGNKSILKKAEKKFSEASLPDYTGWSNEDIKSALSEYGEAIGKPFHRQDAVEKLKHHDLLFYGPIPGKKQAQGVFGFLQRVGSFIGFGKRTTPEEQLEADYDNVKKNIPKVASKYATSASDYVESNAKKVQMA; encoded by the coding sequence ATGCGGGTTCAgcaattatttttaataagCACCCTTGCGGCTTTTGGAATTTATTCTAGCTTTTATGGGTTTTCCACATACAAAAAGCAGGATGTTTCTGCAATAAAAACTTGGCTTGACGAACATTCTGTCCCATACGGCACACGATCCACTCCTGTCGAGTTTAGGGACTTTCTGGTTGAACATTATGAGTCACTGATCCCAAGATTTAAAGAAGCGACCGGTCTCGAGTCATCCAGCTGGCTCGGTAAAAAGACCAATCCTTATTTTGCCACTGCCAAGCAAAAGGTGAATAAAGCTAGTCAACATATAGGAAACGTCGCTTCTGGTGCTAAAGGCACTACCTCTGATGTATGGGAAGAACAAAAATCTCGCTTTTTTGATGCTTGGAATGACTCCCAGCTTCGTGCATTTTTAGCTCGTTACAGTGAAGCATTTGCTCCCGTCgagaaaaaacatttgCTTGATAAGCTAtctccttcttctcttcGTAAACTGGCCGTGAAGGAATATACGATGCTGGTAAGTAAGCTAGGCGAAACTGGTGATTGGGTGTACGACACCTGGTCAGATAATGAGCTTCGCACTTGGCTTCACGATATGGGAGTTCCAATCCAGGCTCATGAAACCCGTCCCCATATCCTCAGCAAggtaaaagaaacaatggTTGAAAAGTTGGAGTCTGGTAAGCCTGTCGTTGACTCCATCAAGAAGGATGCAACGAAGAAAACTGACAAAACTGGTAAATATGTTGACGATGCTAGTAAAAAGGCCGAAGATTATGCAGAATATGCTTCTGAGAAGCTTACCGAGACCGGAGAAAACATTGGTGATAACTTACAAAAGAAGGCTGATAAGCTTCACGAAGCTTCCAAGGATAAAGGCCGCATAGCTACCTGGTGGTCTGAATCTGGACTAAAAGCATATTTGGACGCTCGAGGCATTAATATCTACCAACCGTCTGCTCTTGACAAATTATGGGCATCGGCTCGTCGCCAATACTACCTTAAGACGAACGGCTACGAAACTTTGAAAGCCTCAGTAAAAGAGCACGTATCTTCTGTCACTGACAGTGCTTCCGGTATGGCTTCCGATGCGGCTTCAGATGCTTCAACCGCAGCGACCGATGCATATCACGCTGCTACCACAAATGCTAATCAACTTAACGATGAAATCAAGCATGCAAAAAGTTCAAATGCACGTGATTTCTCTACCAAAACCAAGGATTTGAAACACAAGGCTTCCGATGCTGCTTCTTACGCCTCTGATAAACTTGATCAAGGCTCCGAAAAGGTTAAAGCCCAAAAAGAAgctgcttcttcaaaagctcGCGATTTGATTGACGAAACTGTGCTTGAAAAATGGCAGGAATCCAAACTCCGCGAGTTCCTTTATTTACGTGGTGTACCTGTCCCgaaaaagagcaacaaGCAAAAATTGATAGACATCGTTCGTAAACATTTCAACAAAGGAACGATTCCTCATTGGGCGGTACATTTTAACACACTTAGTTCAAAGGAATTAAGTAATTGGATTCaggatttcaaaaagtactATCACGGCAAGCTCCATCCTTCTAAAAATCGCGAGCATTTGGTTCAAAATGCGTGCAACATCTATCGTTCCCTAAAGAATCAAGGAAATAAATCTATTCTTAAGAAAGCCGAAAAGAAGTTTTCAGAGGCGTCCCTTCCTGATTACACTGGCTGGTCCAATGAGGATATAAAGTCTGCTTTGTCTGAATATGGAGAGGCAATCGGAAAACCTTTCCACCGTCAGGATGCAGTTGAAAAGTTGAAGCATCATGACTTGCTGTTTTACGGACCTATCCCCGGTAAAAAACAAGCCCAAGGTgtatttggatttttgcAACGTGTAGGTAGCTTTATCGGATTTGGAAAGCGTACTACTCCCGAAGAACAGCTTGAAGCGGACTATGACAAcgtgaaaaagaatatccCGAAAGTAGCATCTAAATACGCTACATCCGCTTCAGATTATGTGGAATCGAATGCCAAAAAGGTCCAAATGGCTTAA